A single region of the Marmota flaviventris isolate mMarFla1 chromosome 10, mMarFla1.hap1, whole genome shotgun sequence genome encodes:
- the LOC139707407 gene encoding zinc finger protein 678-like — protein MQTPLQVWTKLRAPLLRVLSHGSGHTQWTLGLLEAFLIFKFRVSSCNYGCTSGQSIFDFCRKAGEHPGPKIQPPAPGSPCTSQLHWPPSSFTKLIYKHPYQESFDTKRSENYTNEGEKPYQCKECGKAFNQRSSLTQHQRIHTGEKPYKCKECAKAFNKKSHLIQHQIIHTAEKPYKCKECDKAFNQKSRLTQHQKIHNGENPYKCKICGKAFSGNSGLIIHQLIHTGEKPYKCKECGKAFNQKSYLTQHQRIHAGEKPYKCKQCGKAFNQKSNLSKHQKIHTGEKPYKCKECDKAFNQKSSLTQHQIIHNGEKPYNCKECGKAFNQKSNLSKHQKIHTGEKPYKCKECGKAFNQNSYLTQHQRIHTGEKPYKCKECGKAFNQNSCLTQHQIIHTGEKPYKCKECGKAFNQKSNLTQHQKIHTGEKSYKCKECGKAFNKNAYLKHQIIHTGEKPYRCKECGKAFNQKSNLTKHQIIHTGEKPYKCKECGKAFNEKIKP, from the exons ttCAGAGTATCCAGCTGCAATTATGGATGCACCTCTGGGCAGAGTATTTTTGACTTTTGTAGAAAGGCAGGTGAGCACCCAGGTCCCAAGATCCAG ccACCTGCCCCAGGTAGCCCATGTACCAGTCAACTCCATTGGCCTCCTAGTTCTTTTACAAAACTTATATACAAACATCCTTACCAGGAAAGTTTTGACACAAAGAGAAGTGAGAATTACACTAATGAAGGAG aaaagccataccaatgtaaagaatgtggaaaagcttttaatcaaagatcaagccttactcaacaccagagaattcatactggggagaaaccatacaaatgtaaagaatgtgccaaagcttttaataaaaaatcacaccttattcaaCACCAGATAATTCATACTGCAGAGaaaccttacaaatgtaaagaatgtgacaaagcttttaatcaaaaatcacGCCTTACTCAACATCAGAAAATTCATAATGGAGAAAAcccatacaaatgtaaaatatgtggcaaagcttttagtggAAACTCAGGACTTATTATTCACCAGCTAATTCATACTGgtgaaaagccatacaaatgtaaagaatgtggcaaagcttttaatcaaaaatcataccttactcaacaccagagaattcatgctggggagaaaccatacaaatgtaaacaatgtggaaaagcctttaatcaaaaatcaaaccttagtAAACACCAGAAAAtacatactggggagaagccatacaaatgtaaagaatgtgacaaagcttttaatcaaaagtcaagccttactcaacaccagataATTCATaatggagaaaagccatacaattgtaaagaatgtggcaaagcatttaaTCAAAAATCAAATCTTAGTAAacaccagaaaattcatactggggagaagccatacaaatgtaaagaatgtggtaaagcttttaatcaaaattCAT accttactcaacaccagagaattcatactggggagaaaccatacaaatgtaaagaatgtggcaaagcttttaatcaaaattcatgccttactcaacaccagataattcatactggagagaagccatacaaatgtaaagaatgtggcaaagcttttaatcaaaaatcaaaccttactcaacaccagaaaattcatactggggagaagtcatacaaatgtaaagaatgtggcaaagcttttaataaaaatgcatacCTAAAACACCAGataattcatactggagaaaagccatacagatgtaaagaatgtggcaaagcttttaatcaaaaatcaaaccttactAAACACCAGataattcatactggagaaaagccatacaaatgtaaagaatgtggcaaagcttttaatgaAAAAATCAAGCCTTAG